CTCAACGGGCTGGCGGCGCGGCTGGTGATCTGCGAGTTGAACAGGCTGCGGCGCAGGTTGACGATCTGTGTCGACAGGTCACGGGCCGACTGGGTCAGCGTGGTGGCGTCCTTCTGCTCGGCGACCAGCTTGTTCTTTTCGTCGTTAAGCTGCTTGCGCTGGCGGGTCAGGCTCTCGGCCTCCTCCTCCAGCGGCGGGCCAAGCACGTTGAGCTGGTCGTCCAGGCGCTGCACGTCGGCGGTGCGCTGGGTGGCCAGCACATCGGCCTGGCGTTGCACCTGCAGGGCCGACTGGCGCAGTTGCGCGAGCAGGTCGTCATTGGCATTGCTGGTGACGCCCTGGCGGATCTGGTCGAGCCGTTCGCTCAACGCCTCCAGGCTGGCGTTCTCGTCCAGCACCTGCTGTTCGGCCACGGCCAGGCGCGATACCGGCGTGGCCGGCTGGGCCCATGCCGGCATGGCCAGGCACAACAGCAGGGCGAAAATCCCCGCATAGAATCGGTCAAGGCTGACACGCCTCATCGAAGGTTCCTCTACACAACTCGACAGGGCGTGGATTCTACGCGGTCTGGAGGCTCAGGAGAGTGCCGTCTCTCGGTCCAGCAGCTGGCGCTTGCGTTCGATGCCCCAACGGTAGCCGCTGAGGTCGCCGTCGCGGCGTACCACCCGGTGGCAGGGAATGGCCACGGCGATCGCGTTGGCCGCGCAGGCCTGGGCGACGGCCCGCACGGCCTTGGGCGCGCCGATGCGCTCGGCGATGTCGGTGTAGCTGACCGTGGTCCCCGCCGGCACCTCGCGCAGCGCCTGCCAGACCCGCTCCTGGAACGCCGTGCCCTGCACATCCAGGGGCAGCGCCAAGCCCAGGGCCGGCGCCTCGACGAAGCCGATCACCTCGGCCACCAGCCGCTCGAAGGCGTCATCGCCGCCGATCAGCTGGGCCTTGGGAAATTTGTCCTGCAGGTCCTTGAGCAAGGGTTCGGGCTCGTCACCGAGCAGGATCGCGCAGATGCCCCGTTCGCTCTGCGCCACCAGGATCGCCCCAAGTGAGCATTGGGCCAGGGCGAAACGGATGGTCGCGCCCTGGCCGCCGGCACGGTATTCCCTGGGGCGCATGCCCAGGCGCTCGCCGGCGCTTTCGTAGAAGCGGCTGTTGGAGTTGTAGCCGGCGTCGAAGATGGCTTCGGTGACGCTGCCGGCGGCGTCCAAGCGCTCGCGCAGGCGCTGGGCGCGGAAGGCCGAGGCGTAGGCCTTGGGGGTCAGGCCGGTCTCGGCCTTGAACAGGCGGTGCAGGTGGAACGGGCTGACGTTCAGCTCGCTGCCGAGCTGGTCGAGGTTGGGGGCGGTCTGGCTGGCCTCGATCAGGCGGCAGGCGCGGGCCACCAGCTCGGTACGGCGGCTGCCCTGCCCACCCTTGCAGCGCTTGCACGGGCGATAACCGGCGGCCTCGGCCTGGGCAGCGGCGCTGAAAAATTCGACGTTCTCGCGCTTGGCCAGGCGCGACTTGCAGGCGGGCTGGCAATACACGCCGGTGGTGCGCACGGCGTAGACAAAGTGGCCTGTGGCGGCCGTGTCGCGAGTCTGCACGGCGTGCCAGCGTTCGGCGTCGGTGGTGTAGGTGGTCGGGGCGGGCTTCATCAGGGGCCTCTCCTGGGAATCGATAACGTCAGCCTGGCAGGGTGGATGATGCGTGGAACTCCGATTCTTGCGGTGTTTTCACGGGCCCTATCGCGGGGCAAGCCCGCTCCCACGAGAGCGTGGTCCATCTTTGTGGGAGCGGGCTTGCCCCGCGATAGGGCCATGCAGGAAAGCTTCAAGCCCGCCACAGGTACCAGGCCGCCACGGTGCGATGAGGGCTCCACGCCCCGCCCAATGCCCGCATCTGCGCAGGCGTCGGCGCCTTGTCCAAGCCTTTCATGCGCCGATACCCCTCGCGCACGCCAAAATCATCCACCGGCAGGATATCCGATCGCTCCAGGCTGTAGATCAGCAGCATCTCCACCGTCCAGCGCCCGACCCCACGCAGCGCCACCAGACGCTCGACCAGCGCGGCGTCCGGCAGGCTCAGCGCCTCTTCCCGGCTGGGCACCACGCCCTCCAATCGCGCCTGGGCGATCCCATGAACCGTGGCAATCTTGCTCGCGGAGAACCCACAGGCGCGCATCGCCTCAGGCGTCACCGCCAGCAGCTGTTCGGGCGCGGGAAACGCCCCATCCGGGAACAGCGCCAGCAACCGCCCGAGGATCGCCTCGGCCGCCCGTGCATGCAATTGCTGATAGGCGATGGCCCGCACCAGCGCCTCGTACGGCTCGCGCCCGGGCGTGGCACGGTGCAGACAAGGCCCCACGGCGGCAATATGCCGCGCCCAGTCCGGGTCCTGCCCGGCCAGCCAGGCAGCGGCATCGTCAAAGGCCTGCGGGGATAGGTCTGCAAGGATCATCAAAGGCGTTCGCACAAGTCACGATCCCCTAGCCTAGCCCAACCGTTCATCGGTGAAACGCTCAATCTTGCTCATCGAGTCAGAGGCCTACCATTGATCCGCCCGCATTGCCCCGCATAGAATTGAGAACTATTAACAATCACATTATCCAGGCAGGCTCTCCAGACGATGCAGATCGAAGACACGCTGAAACCGGCCGAGGTCGATCTGCTCTATCAGGCACACCACCGCTGGCTACGCGGCTGGCTCGGCGCCCGGGTCGGCTGCCGGGAGCACGCCGCGGACCTGGCCCAGGACACCTTCGTGCGCCTGCTCAAGGCGCGCCAGGTTTCACCGCTCAAGGAGCCACGGGCCTACCTGAGCAGCATCGCCCGCGGCCTGATGATCGACCAGTTCCGTCGCCGCGCCCTGGAAAAAGCCTACCTCGAGAGCCTGGCCAACCTGCCCGAGCAAGAAGCCCCCAGCGAGGAACAGCGCCTGCTGATCCTCGACACCCTCGAACGCCTCGACCGCGCCCTGCAACGCCTCAAGCCACGGGTGCGCCAGGCGTTCCTGCTGGCACAGCTTGACGGCCTCACCCTCACCCAGGTCGCGCAGCGCCTGGACGTTTCCCGGGCCACCGTCGAGCGCGACCTGGCCAAGGCCTTGGGTGTCTGCTACCGGATCCGCTACGCCGATGCCTGACCAGAACCCGAGCCAGGCCCAGGTCGACCAAGCCATCGAATGGCTGGTGAAACTGCGCTACGACAGCCCCGGCCCACACACCGAACAGCAGTTCCAGCGCTGGCTGGCCAGCCACCCGCAGCATGCCCAGGCCTGGCAGCGGGTCAGCAGCCTCGGCGACGAACTGGCCAGCCTGCCCGCCGAGCTGAGCCGCCAGACCCTGGCCGGCAGCGAACGCCGCCGCATGAGCCGGCGCGACCACCTCAAGCTACTGTCGCTGCTCGCGCTCGGCGCCAGTGTCGGCTGGGCCGCGCGCGAGCCCCTGGGCCTGCCGGCGCTGATGGCCGACAGCCGCACCGCCACCGGCGAGCGTCGTGAGCTGCTGGGCAGCGACGGCAGCCTTATCCGCCTGAACACCGCCAGCGCCATCGACCTGCGCTACAGCGACGAGCAGCGCCAACTGACCCTGTTGCGCGGCGAGGTCAGCCTGGACGGCAACACCAACGACAACCGCCCGTTCACCATCGACACCCGCGTCGGCGCCCTGAGCACCCAGGGCGGTCAACTGCTGCTGCGGGAGAATGCCCAGGGCCTGCTGCTGGCCGTGCGCCGCGGCGAGGTGACGCTGTTCCCCGCTTCTGCCGCCGCGCATCGAGTCAAGCCCGGCGAAGTGCTGCAGGTGTTCGCCCAGGGCGACTTCCAGCCCGCCACCCTGCACGGTGACCCCTGGGGCTGGACCGATGGCGTACTCAGCGTGCAGCAGATGCCCCTGGGCGAGTTCACCGACGAACTGTCGCGCTACCGCCCCGGCCTGCTGCGCTGCGCGCCGGAAGTTGCCGGGCTCAAGGTTTCCGGCACCTTCCAGCTGGCCGACACCGACCAGATCCTGCTGCTGGTCGCCCGCAGCCTGCCGGTGCGCGTCGACTACCGCACGCGCTTCTGGGTGAGCATCGGCGCCGCCTGAAAACATCAAAAAAATAAATGAGGTGGAATCTCATTCTCGTCCGGCCTGAAAGAAACAAGCCCGAACAGTGGTCTGCCAACCTTCAGGAGCGCTTCATGATCCGCCCGTGTTCCCCCCGCAACGCCCCCCTGCGCCATGCCATCCGCGCCGCCGCCCTGGGCCTGGGCGTGGCCTGCGCCGGCCTGCCGCCGACCCTCGCCCTTGCCGCGCCCGCCAGCCAGAGCCAGCCGCGCGACTGGAACATCGCGGCCGGCCCGCTGGCCGCCGCGCTGGACCAGCTGGCGCGCCAGGGCGGGCTGAACCTGTCGTTCGACGCCGGCAGCCTGCGGGGCAAGACCACCCAGGGCGTCCAAGGCCGGCATGACAGCGCCCAGGCCCTGCAGATCCTGCTGCGGGGCAGCGATGTGCAGGTCCAGCAGGAAAGCGACAAGAGCTTCCTGCTGCTCCCTGCCCTGGACGTCGGCGACGCCCTGCAACTGGGCGCCACCAGCATCTCCAGCAACCGCCTGGGCGAGACCACCGAGCACAGCGGCTCCTACACCACCGGTGCGGTGACCATCGGCAAGACCCCGCAAAGCATCCGCCACACCCCGCAGTCGGTAACCGTGGTCACCCGCCAGCGGATCGACGACCAGAACATCACCAACCTCACCAACCTGCTCGAACAGACCCCCGGCGTGGTGGTCAACCTCACCGACAGCGAGCGGGTGCAGTACTTCTCGCGCGGCTACCAGATCGATGCCATCCAGTACGACGGCGCCACCGTGGTGCAGAGCAGCGGCGGCGGCTCGTTCATCCAGAGCGACTCGGCGATCCTCGACCGCGCCGAGGTCCTGCGCGGCGCCACCGGCATGCTGCGCGGCGCCGGCAACCCCTCGGGCACCGTCAACCTGGTGCGCAAGCGGCCCACCTATGAGTTCCAGGGCGAAGGCAGCGTCACCCTCGGCACCTGGGACGCCCAGCGCTACGTCGCCGACCTCTCCGGGCCGTTGACCGAGACAGGCAACGTGCGTGGCCGGGTGATCGCGGTACACGACGAGAAGGACCACTTCCAGCAATCGCGCCAGGAGCGCAAGGACGTGCTGTACGGGGTGATGGCCTTCGACCTCGACGACAGCACCACCCTCACCACCGGCCTGGAATGGACCCAGCTCGACGCCACCGGTGCCTGGGGCAACCTGCCGGCCGACTACGACGGCTCGCCGCTGCCGTTCGGCCGCAGCACCTACCTGGGCGCCGACTGGAACCGCTGGAACCGCAGCAACCTGCAGACTTTCGCCGAGCTCGAACACCGTTTCGACAACGACTGGACGCTCAAGCTGATGGCCCAGCGCACCCACTTCGAGCTGGACGACAACGGCTTCAAGCAGACCTACTTCACCCGCGCCACCGGCACCGCCAACCCGACCCGCAACCCTTACCTGATGAGCTACCAGGTGACCGAAGGCGATGGCGGCGAGAGCCTGCAGAACAACCTCAGCGCCACCCTCAACGGCCCGTTCGATTTGCTCGGCCGCACCCACGAGCTGATGCTGGGTGTCGAGCGCATCCGCAACGACTCCTACGCCTCGGCCACCAACAACGTGCAATCGGGCGTGTTCGACATCCGCACCTGGGACCCGAAGACCAGCCTGGCCAACCCGCACATCAACATCACCGCCCACCCGGTGCGCACCCGCACCACCCAGGAAGGCGCCTACGCCACCTGGCGCATCTCCCTGGCCGACCCGCTGACCGCGATCATCGGCGCACGCGCCAACGGGTACGACTACGAGCAGGAGAACAATACCAAGGCCAGCGGCAAGTTCAGCGTCGACAACGAGATCGTGCCGTACGCCGCGCTGATCTACGACCTGAACGAGAACTTCAGCACCTACGCCAGCTATACCGAGATCTTCAACCCGCAGACCAACACCGATGCCGCCGGCTCCGTGCTCGAACCGGTCACCGGCGAAGCCTACGAGACGGGGATCAAGGGCGAGTTCTACGAGGGCCGGCTGAACACCTCGCTGGCGTTCTTCCGCATCTACCAGGTCGGCAACGCGCTGGACGACCTCAGCGGGCCGAACCCGTGCCTGCCCAACTACACCAGCGGCTATTGCAAGGTCGCCGCGGGCAAGAACCGCAGCCAGGGCTTCGAGCTGGAGATTTCCGGCGAAGTGCTGCCGGGCTGGAACGTGACCGGCGGCTACACCTACAACACCACCGAATACCTCACGGACACCACCGGCAACAACGGCAACCCGATCCGCACCACCGACCCCAAGCGCATGCTGCGCCTGTTCACCAGCTATCGCCTGCCGGGCGAGCTGCAGGCCTGGACCGTGGGCGGCGGCGTGCAGGCGCAGAGCGACATCTACAACCGCAGCGGCAGCGCCGAAGCCTCGCAGTCGGGGTATGCGGTGTACAACGCGATGGTGAACTACCGCTTCAACGACAACTACTCGCTGCAGCTGAACGCCAACAACCTGTTCGACAAGCAGTACTACCGCCAGGTGGCGCCGACGCCGACCGGCTACTACTGGGGCGACCCGCGCAATGTGTCTGTCACCTTGCGCGGAACGTTCTGACCTGCCGCGCGATGGCTGGGGGTCAGTCCGCCACCGCCTGAAGCTTGCCCGCCCGGCGATAGGCCTGGCGGGCGAAGCACACGAACAGTCCCGCCATCAGCGCCAGCGCCATGGGCAGGCCATGGGGCGCCACATCCATCGCCGCGCCGCTGACCAGCGGCCCGACCAGGCTGCCGACACCCCACAGCAGGCCAACACTGGCGTTGGCCGTCACCAGGTCCTGCCCCCTGAAGCGCTGCCCGATCAGCACCAGCGCCAGTGTGTAGATGCCGCCCGCCACTGCCCCGAGCACCACCAGCAACGGCCACAGCAGCCAGGTCATCTGCAGCAGCCAGGGCAAGGCGATGCCGATGCTCATCGCCACCAGCCCGCACACCAGGTGCAGCCCGGTACGCTCGACCCGGTCGGCAAGCCAGCCCAGCGGCAGCTGGAAGATCATGTCGCCGGCGAACACCACGGTCACCATCAGCGCCGCCACGCCCACGGCAAAGCCGTGACTGCTGGCATACACCGGCAGCAGCGACAGCACCACGGCGTCGAAGAACGAGAAGAACAGCACCGCCACGCACAGCGCCGGGGCGACGCGGAAGAAGCCGGCCAGGCCGAAGCTCTTCTCGCCTTCGTCGCCATGCTCGACATGGTCATTGGGCACGGTGAACAGGATGCACAGCAGCGCCAGGCCGTAACAGACGGTGACCACGCCGGTCAGCCACGGACTGTCGGCGCCGAGCAGCGCCAGCAACGCCGGGCCGAGCACCTGGAAGCCGGTGAAGCTGGTGGCGTACAGGGCCATGATCTTGCCGCGGTTGTGCTCCGGGCACAGCTCGTTGACCCACGACTCGCCGAGGATGATCGCGATGCCCATGCCGATGCCGAGCCCCAGGCGCAGCAGCGCCAGCCACAGCATCGAGTCGAAGGCCCATTCCAGCAGGGCGATGCTCAGGGTGCACAGGCTGAAGCTGAGCAGGTAGATGACCCGGCGGGTCAGGTGCCGGCAGCAGGCGTCGACCATGAACGCCGAGAGCATCATGCCCGCCGCCGGGATCGCCGAGATGATGCCGATCTCCAGTGTCCCCGCCCCCGCCTCGTGCAGGCGCAACGACACCAGCGGCAGGCTCGCCCCGAGGCTGAAACCGACCACCGACACGGCGAACAACAGGCCCGCCAGCAAACGCATGTTCATGTACCACTCCTTGCAAGCCGGCGCGCAGGGGCTCTGGCCCTGGCCGACTGGAAAATCCGCTGAAAGATGTTCGAACGCAGGCGCCCGCGATCACGCCGCAAAGGCGCGGGATGCAGGGGCGCGGATTAGTTCAGGGCAAGGTGTGGCGAGAAAGTGAAGGCGAACAGCACGCTGCGCCGACGCTTGAGCACCGTGTCGCTTGGCCACGCGCGGCGCGCTGTCGGGGCGACAGGCTGGCGGTGTGGGCGGAGACTACGGGTACGGCGCATTGCATCGACTACGCAGTTGGAGAGGAGGCGGCACTCTAGGCCAGGACAACCTTGGCCGTCAATTGGCTGCCTGAGCATGACTTGGGTCTGAAAGACGTTCACCCCATCCAAGGCTGCCATGAGCCAGAGGTCTAGGATTGGGTCGCAAGCATGGACTAGTAATTCTGCCAGTTGCCGAGGCAACCCCATCCCCTTAAAAATTCGCAACAGTTCATGGCTCTCCATAGAGCGCCCCATGGGAAATCTACTCGCAAGCAAAGCGCTACTGGCAACGGACATGCAGGGCTCAGTACTGCTACGACACGCCAGGGGAAATCACAATGCAACCCCGTATTGCACATACGGCTACACCCCGTTGAATCCTCAACAGCTATTATTGGGATTCAACTCAGTACGGATTGAGCCTGCCGGAATCTATCTGCTAGGCAATGGATACCGTGCATTTCACCCCAGTTTAATGAGGTTTGGTTCGCCGGACACCGCCAGCCCATTCAACGCAGGTGGAATCAATGCGTACCCTTACTGCCAATCAGACCCAGTCAATCGGACAGATCCCGATGGTCACATGATGCGCCGTATCCGAACCCTTCTTGGAGGTCGGGATACATCAGCGGTACCGATAGCCAACACAGCGGTCACCTCACCGTCTATTCCAGAGTT
This window of the Pseudomonas mosselii genome carries:
- a CDS encoding sigma-70 family RNA polymerase sigma factor, encoding MQIEDTLKPAEVDLLYQAHHRWLRGWLGARVGCREHAADLAQDTFVRLLKARQVSPLKEPRAYLSSIARGLMIDQFRRRALEKAYLESLANLPEQEAPSEEQRLLILDTLERLDRALQRLKPRVRQAFLLAQLDGLTLTQVAQRLDVSRATVERDLAKALGVCYRIRYADA
- a CDS encoding DNA-3-methyladenine glycosylase family protein; this translates as MILADLSPQAFDDAAAWLAGQDPDWARHIAAVGPCLHRATPGREPYEALVRAIAYQQLHARAAEAILGRLLALFPDGAFPAPEQLLAVTPEAMRACGFSASKIATVHGIAQARLEGVVPSREEALSLPDAALVERLVALRGVGRWTVEMLLIYSLERSDILPVDDFGVREGYRRMKGLDKAPTPAQMRALGGAWSPHRTVAAWYLWRA
- a CDS encoding TonB-dependent siderophore receptor, translated to MIRPCSPRNAPLRHAIRAAALGLGVACAGLPPTLALAAPASQSQPRDWNIAAGPLAAALDQLARQGGLNLSFDAGSLRGKTTQGVQGRHDSAQALQILLRGSDVQVQQESDKSFLLLPALDVGDALQLGATSISSNRLGETTEHSGSYTTGAVTIGKTPQSIRHTPQSVTVVTRQRIDDQNITNLTNLLEQTPGVVVNLTDSERVQYFSRGYQIDAIQYDGATVVQSSGGGSFIQSDSAILDRAEVLRGATGMLRGAGNPSGTVNLVRKRPTYEFQGEGSVTLGTWDAQRYVADLSGPLTETGNVRGRVIAVHDEKDHFQQSRQERKDVLYGVMAFDLDDSTTLTTGLEWTQLDATGAWGNLPADYDGSPLPFGRSTYLGADWNRWNRSNLQTFAELEHRFDNDWTLKLMAQRTHFELDDNGFKQTYFTRATGTANPTRNPYLMSYQVTEGDGGESLQNNLSATLNGPFDLLGRTHELMLGVERIRNDSYASATNNVQSGVFDIRTWDPKTSLANPHINITAHPVRTRTTQEGAYATWRISLADPLTAIIGARANGYDYEQENNTKASGKFSVDNEIVPYAALIYDLNENFSTYASYTEIFNPQTNTDAAGSVLEPVTGEAYETGIKGEFYEGRLNTSLAFFRIYQVGNALDDLSGPNPCLPNYTSGYCKVAAGKNRSQGFELEISGEVLPGWNVTGGYTYNTTEYLTDTTGNNGNPIRTTDPKRMLRLFTSYRLPGELQAWTVGGGVQAQSDIYNRSGSAEASQSGYAVYNAMVNYRFNDNYSLQLNANNLFDKQYYRQVAPTPTGYYWGDPRNVSVTLRGTF
- a CDS encoding FecR domain-containing protein is translated as MPDQNPSQAQVDQAIEWLVKLRYDSPGPHTEQQFQRWLASHPQHAQAWQRVSSLGDELASLPAELSRQTLAGSERRRMSRRDHLKLLSLLALGASVGWAAREPLGLPALMADSRTATGERRELLGSDGSLIRLNTASAIDLRYSDEQRQLTLLRGEVSLDGNTNDNRPFTIDTRVGALSTQGGQLLLRENAQGLLLAVRRGEVTLFPASAAAHRVKPGEVLQVFAQGDFQPATLHGDPWGWTDGVLSVQQMPLGEFTDELSRYRPGLLRCAPEVAGLKVSGTFQLADTDQILLLVARSLPVRVDYRTRFWVSIGAA
- the ada gene encoding bifunctional DNA-binding transcriptional regulator/O6-methylguanine-DNA methyltransferase Ada, with amino-acid sequence MKPAPTTYTTDAERWHAVQTRDTAATGHFVYAVRTTGVYCQPACKSRLAKRENVEFFSAAAQAEAAGYRPCKRCKGGQGSRRTELVARACRLIEASQTAPNLDQLGSELNVSPFHLHRLFKAETGLTPKAYASAFRAQRLRERLDAAGSVTEAIFDAGYNSNSRFYESAGERLGMRPREYRAGGQGATIRFALAQCSLGAILVAQSERGICAILLGDEPEPLLKDLQDKFPKAQLIGGDDAFERLVAEVIGFVEAPALGLALPLDVQGTAFQERVWQALREVPAGTTVSYTDIAERIGAPKAVRAVAQACAANAIAVAIPCHRVVRRDGDLSGYRWGIERKRQLLDRETALS
- a CDS encoding MFS transporter, which codes for MNMRLLAGLLFAVSVVGFSLGASLPLVSLRLHEAGAGTLEIGIISAIPAAGMMLSAFMVDACCRHLTRRVIYLLSFSLCTLSIALLEWAFDSMLWLALLRLGLGIGMGIAIILGESWVNELCPEHNRGKIMALYATSFTGFQVLGPALLALLGADSPWLTGVVTVCYGLALLCILFTVPNDHVEHGDEGEKSFGLAGFFRVAPALCVAVLFFSFFDAVVLSLLPVYASSHGFAVGVAALMVTVVFAGDMIFQLPLGWLADRVERTGLHLVCGLVAMSIGIALPWLLQMTWLLWPLLVVLGAVAGGIYTLALVLIGQRFRGQDLVTANASVGLLWGVGSLVGPLVSGAAMDVAPHGLPMALALMAGLFVCFARQAYRRAGKLQAVAD